The following coding sequences lie in one Cinclus cinclus chromosome 15, bCinCin1.1, whole genome shotgun sequence genomic window:
- the LOC134050049 gene encoding BTB/POZ domain-containing protein KCTD12-like, which yields MALADPAGCAKGSEDSTPFPDIIELNVGGQVYITRHPTLVSVPGSLLWEMFTQKNARSLARDSKGRFFVDRDGFLFRYILDYMRDRQLVLPEHFPERGRLQREAEYFMLPELVKLLAPKLSEQNSLGDDPCQSDPEELSPGADAARGLASAASAAPPGAASGGTGAEGRRAGFITIGYRGSYTLGRDSQTDAKFRRVARIMVCGKTSLAKEVFGDTLNESRDPDRPPERYTSRYYLKFTFLEQAFDKLADAGFHMVACNSTGTCAFAHEQTDDRIWTSYTEYVFYRE from the coding sequence ATGGCCCTGGCAGACCCCGCGGGCTGTGCCAAAGGCAGCGAGGACAGCACCCCCTTCCCTGACATCATCGAGCTGAACGTGGGGGGACAGGTGTACATCACCCGGCACCCCACGCTGGTCAGCGTGCCCGGCTCGCTGCTCTGGGAGATGTTCACGCAGAAGAACGCGCGCTCGCTGGCCCGGGACAGCAAGGGCCGCTTCTTCGTGGACCGGGACGGGTTCCTGTTCCGCTACATCCTGGATTACATGCGGGaccggcagctggtgctgcccGAGCACTTCCCGGAGCGCGGCCGGCTGCAGCGCGAGGCCGAGTACTTCATGCTGCCCGAGCTGGTGAAGCTGCTGGCGCCCAAACTCAGCGAGCAGAACTCCCTGGGGGACGATCCCTGCCAGAGCGACCCCGAGGAGCTGTCCCCCGGCGCGGACGCCGCTCGCGGCCTGGCCTCGGCCGCCTCCGCCGCGCCGCCCGGCGCCGCGTCCGGCGGTACCGGCGCCGAGGGACGCAGGGCTGGGTTCATCACCATCGGCTACCGCGGCTCCTACAcgctgggcagggacagccagaCGGACGCCAAGTTCCGCAGGGTGGCCCGGATCATGGTGTGCGGCAAGACCTCGCTGGCCAAGGAGGTCTTTGGGGACACCTTGAACGAGAGCAGGGACCCGGACAGGCCCCCGGAGAGGTACACGTCCAGGTACTACCTCAAATTCACCTTCCTGGAGCAAGCCTTCGACAAACTGGCCGATGCCGGCTTCCACATGGTGGCCTGCAACTCCACGGGCACCTGTGCCTTCGCCCACGAGCAGACGGACGACAGGATCTGGACCTCTTACACCGAATATGTTTTCTATCGTGAGTGA